In one Carassius carassius chromosome 14, fCarCar2.1, whole genome shotgun sequence genomic region, the following are encoded:
- the LOC132156650 gene encoding membrane-spanning 4-domains subfamily A member 4D-like codes for MFLFSVLLHNSVVFILVVLSQTHAVMVEDQPAGSVPEAITTVTGGSKPLHRFLRGQPKSIGVVLVMMGIGLFMFAIPMNVKSDAPISAEQFTPFWLGILFFICGLLYILSERNPSKKIITASLALSIISVIGVLSSLVEFSRAIIGADQIYWSMRLTHETDTNETDTEEEDIYIEQHYMPIKSMELVFFCHSLIGGILLVTMTIFARAALRSSRTQVVVVMRDLPSAE; via the exons ATGTTTCTCTTTTCTGTGCTGTTGCACAACTCCGTTGTTTTCATCTTAGTGGTTCTGTCACAGACACATGCAG TTATGGTGGAGGATCAACCAGCAGGAAGCGTACCAGAGGCCATCACGACCGTGACGGGCGGAAGTAAACCTTTGCACCGCTTCCTCAGAGGACAACCCAAGAGTATCGGA GTGGTGCTGGTGATGATGGGTATAGGTCTATTCATGTTTGCAATTCCTATGAATGTGAAATCAGATGCGCCCATCTCAGCAGAGCAGTTCACCCCATTCTGGCTTGGGATCTTG TTCTTTATCTGTGGCCTTCTGTATATACTGTCTGAGCGCAACCCATCCAAGAAGATA ATCACAGCCAGTCTTGCTCTGAGTATCATCTCAGTCATTGGAGTGCTGTCTTCTTTGGTGGAATTCTCCAGAGCAATTATTGGAGCCGATCAAATATACTGGTCTATGAGACTGACACATGAGACTGATACAAATGAGACTGACACAGAGGAGGAGGACATTTATATTGAACAACATTAT ATGCCCATCAAAAGCATGGAGCTAGTGTTCTTCTGTCACAGCTTGATAGGCGGCATTCTGCTTGTAACCATGACGATCTTCGCCAGGGCAGCGCTGCGATCCAGCAGGACTCAG GTTGTTGTTGTAATGCGGGACCTGCCCTCCGCAGAGTGA